GTTACGAGCAGGAAGATGACAAACTTGTTGCGTCCGCTGAAATCAATTATCTTTGCAATCATTTCATTCCGAAGCGGGTTTGGGTCACTTCCCAACACCTTTCAGTTGAGCCTCAGAGTCAATAAGGAATGCGGCCCCGGAGGCAACACGGTCACCGAGCTTCAGTCCCGCAGTGATTTCCACCATTGCATCAGCCTTGATTCCAACTTTAACAATGCGGGGGGCGTAGTTACCCTCTCCCTTATCCACAAATACCACCTGCCGCTTACCGGTATCAAGGACGGCATCCTCCGGCACCGACAAACGCTCTCCCAGATTTATCGCAAGCTCAACACCAGCGTACATTTGAGGCTTAAGAAGCCCATCCGGATTTTTTATAACAAACCGCACCTTAGCCGTCCGCGTATCTGCCGATATGCCAGGGTAAATGTAGTCAAGTTTAGACTTTATCACCTTGCCGGGAAATGAACTCATCGTTATATCAGCAGTTTGACCGGCTTTAATGAACGGGAGTTCATTTTCGTAAATATCCGCAATAAGCCACAGGGTGGAAAGGTCTGCAACATCAAAGAATTTCTCACCGGGCATCACCTTCATTCCCTGCACAACCCGCTTCTCTGTAACAAAGCCGCTAACCGGACTAAAGATTGTTACTGTTTTAGTGACCTGTCCCTTTTCCTGAAGTTTTTTAATCTGGGCATCTGTTATATCCCAAAACTTAAGCCTCATTTTGGCAGCCGCCACTATTGAGTCAGTGTCTTTGGCAAGCATATCTGAGTATGAAGATTGTGTGGAATTAGTGGTGTTATTTGAGCCATGTGTGTTTTTGGCCCATCTCAAAAGGTTTAAAAACTCTTGTTGAGTGGCTACAAGTTCGGGGCTGTAGATTTCCGCCATTGGCTCACCTTTTTTGACATACCGTCCGGTGTAATCCACGTAGAGCTTCTCTATCCAGCCCTCGGTTTTGGTATTAACCGTGGCAAGCCTCTGTTGGTCATACTCCATCGTGCCGACGGTTCTTATGGTTTTTGTAAATTGTTTCTTTTTGGCCTCCACCACTTTTACGCCTATAAGCTGCCGCTGAGAGTCAGTAATCTCTATTGTTGACTCATCGGTATCTGCCGCTGTTTGGTTGTCTGCCGCACTAAGGGTTATAGGCAGAAATAACTCAAGAATAAGAAAAATTGAAAGAATAAGATTTTTTTTCATTTTATTTGCTCCACTTTTGCCGCATCAGAGGGAAGACTATTAGCCGCCACAAGGGACTCTATTTGAGCAATGGCTTTTTCTCTGTCTGTATATTGTTTGTCACAGAGGATTTCGTAGTCAAGAAGTGACTTTAACCTTGTTATGACAGAAAGAGCATCGCTTTTACCCGAAATGTAGCTGCTTAAAAAAAGTTCAAACTCCTGGTATGTCTTAGGTATAAGCACGTTTTGGTACAGGTCAATGAGGGACTCGGAGGATTTAACCATTGAAAGAAACTCTCTAAGCCCGGATGCAACCATGTACTTATATGCGTCAACCTCATGCGATGTGTTTTCTGCCTCGGAGCGTGCCTGCATAACGGCCATATCCT
This genomic interval from Nitrospirota bacterium contains the following:
- a CDS encoding efflux RND transporter periplasmic adaptor subunit, coding for MKKNLILSIFLILELFLPITLSAADNQTAADTDESTIEITDSQRQLIGVKVVEAKKKQFTKTIRTVGTMEYDQQRLATVNTKTEGWIEKLYVDYTGRYVKKGEPMAEIYSPELVATQQEFLNLLRWAKNTHGSNNTTNSTQSSYSDMLAKDTDSIVAAAKMRLKFWDITDAQIKKLQEKGQVTKTVTIFSPVSGFVTEKRVVQGMKVMPGEKFFDVADLSTLWLIADIYENELPFIKAGQTADITMSSFPGKVIKSKLDYIYPGISADTRTAKVRFVIKNPDGLLKPQMYAGVELAINLGERLSVPEDAVLDTGKRQVVFVDKGEGNYAPRIVKVGIKADAMVEITAGLKLGDRVASGAAFLIDSEAQLKGVGK